A DNA window from Ranitomeya imitator isolate aRanImi1 chromosome 2, aRanImi1.pri, whole genome shotgun sequence contains the following coding sequences:
- the LOC138665185 gene encoding uncharacterized protein, with the protein MEGVLANIAKIYADFTFEANQLAVSVREREEQRLRILRQRRKRRLWIHPITAQRMTRGVYSTLYMELRENPQKFFNYVRMRAENFEFLLGYVEDCIRRRDTQMRFSISPAERLMVTIRFLATGESFSSLHFQYRLGISTISGIIRDTCRALWECLQVEYIPEPSQERWLEIAQNFHQICQFPNCVGAVDGKHIRIVKPSGSGSQFYNYKKYFSIVLMAIADAQCKFIAVDIGAYGRANDSQIFKNSPMGRRLYGETFDFPPPRPLPGTTSPPLPFVCVGDDAFQLSPHLLKPFGSSGLTQRKKIYNYRLTRARRVVECAFGILTAKWRVLLTAIKLQTETVDDVVKACVVLHNFVLSKEQVSLEDNVSESTLRDYQNPTFRSPVAVSRMRDSFADYFMSPAGSVDWQYEMV; encoded by the exons atggaaggagtcctggcgaacattgcaaagatctatgcggattttacttttgaggcaaatcagttggcagtcagcgttcgagagagggaggaacaaagactgcgcatcctacggcagcggcggaagagaaggctgtggatccatcccatcacagcacaacgtatgacccgtggtgtttattccacgctttacatggaactaagggaaaaccctcaaaagttcttcaattatgtgaggatgagagctgaaaatttcgagtttttattgggctatgtggaagactgtatacgtagacgagacacccagatgcgattctcaatatcaccagcagagcgtctcatggtgactattcg attccttgcaactggagagtcgttctcatccctccattttcagtatcgacttgggatatccaccatctcggggatcatcagagatacctgccgggcattgtgggagtgcctacaagtggaatacatcccagagccatcacaggagaggtggctggagatcgcccaaaattttcatcaaatttgccagtttccaaattgtgttggagcagttgatggaaagcacatacggatcgtcaaaccttcaggctctggatcacagttttataactataagaagtacttctctattgtgttgatggccatagccgatgcacaatgcaagttcatcgctgttgatatcggtgcgtatggacgcgcaaatgattcacaaatctttaaaaattcaccaatggggcgccgtttatatggagagacatttgattttccgccccctagacctctccctggaaccactagtccaccattaccatttgtttgtgttggagatgatgccttccagctttccccacacttgctgaaaccctttggaagtagtggactgacccagaggaaaaaaatttacaattaccgcttaaccagagcacgaagagtagtggaatgtgcttttggcatcttaactgccaaatggagagtcctgctaactgcaattaaactgcagactgaaactgtcgatgatgtggtcaaagcgtgcgttgtcctgcacaattttgttttatcaaaagaacaagtttccctggaggataatgtttctgaaagcaccttacgggattaccaaaaccccacttttcgcagtccagtagcagtctccagaatgcgggacagttttgcagactacttcatgtctcctgcaggatcagttgactggcagtatgaaatggtgtaa